The following are encoded together in the Mycolicibacterium arabiense genome:
- a CDS encoding (2Fe-2S)-binding protein — translation MTDQDTSFEVNRRTFVGATAVIGGVVVTSSLLAGCSDDDDGASPDAAESSTVRLKINGEDREIDVDNRTSLLDMLRERAGLTGTKKGCDQGACGACTILLDGVRVNSCLTLAVMHDGAEVETIEGLERDGRLHPLQQAFIDDDGFQCGFCTPGQIMSGIGCIREGRNRTPEETREWMSGNICRCGAYTNIVTAISGVREA, via the coding sequence GTGACCGACCAGGACACCAGCTTCGAGGTGAACCGACGAACCTTCGTCGGGGCCACCGCCGTGATCGGCGGGGTGGTCGTGACCAGCTCGCTGCTCGCAGGCTGCAGCGACGACGACGATGGCGCCTCACCCGATGCCGCCGAGTCGTCGACGGTGCGCCTGAAGATCAACGGCGAGGACCGCGAGATCGACGTGGACAACCGCACGTCGCTGCTGGACATGCTGCGCGAGCGCGCGGGGCTGACGGGCACCAAGAAGGGTTGCGACCAGGGAGCGTGCGGCGCGTGCACGATCCTCCTCGACGGCGTGCGCGTGAACTCGTGCCTGACGCTGGCCGTGATGCACGACGGCGCGGAAGTCGAGACCATCGAGGGCCTCGAGCGCGATGGCCGGTTGCATCCGCTGCAGCAGGCGTTCATCGACGACGACGGCTTCCAGTGCGGCTTCTGCACGCCGGGCCAGATCATGTCGGGCATCGGCTGCATTCGAGAGGGTCGCAACCGCACGCCTGAAGAAACGCGGGAGTGGATGAGCGGGAACATCTGCCGCTGCGGGGCGTACACCAACATCGTCACCGCCATCTCCGGCGTCAGGGAGGCGTGA
- a CDS encoding FAD binding domain-containing protein — MFPFTYTKAADEAAALSAGASGARYVAGGTTLVDLMRETVERPGAVVDINALPYRGIDVNRSRLSVGSLVRMSDLAAHQGVREQFPVIVQALELSASAQLRNMASIGGNLLQRPRCLYFRDVSAACNRRSPGAGCSAVGGRNRTHAILGTSDACVATHPSDLAVALTALDAAVVLRGADGETRMPLADFYRRPGTTPDRENNLPAGSLITAIEVPVTAEARRSGYLKVRDRESYEFALTSVAIGMDVRNGVVRAARVAAGGVGTVPWRLPAVERALIGKPANVDTWTRAAASAAEGSRPLSENGFKVELLRRAVERQLATVAGLR, encoded by the coding sequence GTGTTCCCTTTCACCTACACCAAGGCAGCCGACGAAGCGGCAGCGCTGTCGGCAGGCGCATCAGGCGCCAGGTACGTCGCAGGCGGCACGACGCTCGTCGACCTCATGCGCGAGACGGTCGAACGGCCGGGAGCGGTCGTCGACATCAATGCCCTGCCCTACCGCGGCATCGACGTGAACAGGTCCCGCCTGAGCGTCGGATCGCTGGTGCGGATGTCCGACCTGGCTGCCCACCAGGGCGTCCGCGAACAGTTCCCGGTGATCGTGCAGGCACTGGAACTCAGCGCTTCCGCGCAACTCCGGAACATGGCGTCCATCGGCGGCAACCTGCTGCAGCGACCCCGGTGCCTCTACTTCCGGGACGTGAGCGCCGCGTGCAACCGGCGATCGCCAGGTGCGGGTTGCTCGGCGGTCGGGGGACGCAATCGCACCCACGCGATCCTGGGGACGAGTGACGCCTGCGTGGCCACCCATCCGTCGGACCTCGCCGTCGCCCTCACGGCGCTCGACGCTGCCGTCGTGCTGCGCGGGGCGGACGGGGAGACCAGGATGCCCCTCGCCGACTTCTATCGCCGGCCGGGAACCACGCCCGACCGCGAGAACAACCTTCCCGCCGGGAGTTTGATCACTGCCATCGAGGTGCCCGTCACCGCCGAGGCGCGCCGCTCGGGGTATCTCAAGGTGCGTGACCGCGAATCCTATGAATTCGCGTTGACGTCCGTGGCCATCGGCATGGACGTCCGCAACGGCGTGGTGCGTGCGGCGCGGGTTGCCGCGGGAGGCGTGGGGACGGTGCCCTGGCGGCTGCCTGCCGTCGAGCGGGCGCTGATCGGGAAGCCGGCGAACGTCGACACCTGGACGCGCGCGGCAGCGTCGGCCGCAGAAGGATCTCGTCCCCTGTCGGAGAACGGGTTCAAGGTGGAACTGCTCCGGCGAGCAGTCGAACGGCAGTTGGCCACCGTGGCGGGACTGCGATGA
- a CDS encoding xanthine dehydrogenase family protein molybdopterin-binding subunit, with protein MTYPAAAPRFTGQPVTRVDGRLKVTGAATYAGDNGFADLAHGVLVCSTVGGGRVAGIDSAAAQRHPGVIRVITDFGGVTLPYDPRQIAAFGQPVAVVVADTLEAAVHAAGLVDVRYDATEPTTDIDSPRAVAEPGSSARVADYERGDADTALRAAAVVTDMEYSLARNNHNPMELPATVARWDGDRLTVWDKTQGITSSQRAYAKAFGMTPDRVDVISPFVGGAFGSAGKTWPNALLAAFAARQVGRPVKLTLSRKQFYSVVGYRPVSKHRLAIGADRSGRIGAIVHEARVENSRYDGFEDNVTEVPRFLYSSPNMRSVYRSVHLDVNPPTYMRGPGTTSGAFTMESAMDDLAFRLGMDPIELRRRNEPSRDESEDLPFSTRRLTECFARGADVFGWSRRNPAPRSTREGDLLIGMGTAAATYHALASPCTVSVRMNPDGTADVATGASDMGPGTYTSMTQVAADALGLPMQRVRFSLGDSRMPQAPIHGGSQTMASVGSGVMNAAAMLRDRFIRTAVVDPGSPLSGLRPDQVTVADGRVYATGDPRRGEYYRDMLRRKGWGPLDAEETWTPNDAEYERFSMHGYGAVFAEVAVDERLGTTRVRRVFAVYDAGRIINPMLAHSQAIGGMVGGIGMALLEATELDHRDGRIVNANMADYLVPVNADITALDAEFLAGEDLVTDPLGVKGLAELVFVGVPAAVANAVFNATGRRVTDLPITLDKLL; from the coding sequence ATGACGTACCCCGCCGCGGCTCCCCGCTTCACCGGCCAGCCAGTCACCCGGGTCGACGGACGACTGAAGGTGACCGGTGCGGCGACGTACGCCGGGGACAACGGCTTCGCGGATCTGGCCCACGGGGTCCTGGTGTGTAGCACCGTCGGTGGCGGTCGCGTGGCCGGCATCGATTCCGCTGCGGCGCAGCGACATCCGGGTGTCATACGCGTCATCACCGACTTCGGTGGCGTGACGCTGCCGTACGATCCTCGCCAGATCGCAGCCTTCGGTCAGCCGGTCGCCGTCGTCGTCGCGGACACGCTGGAGGCCGCCGTTCACGCCGCTGGGCTGGTCGACGTGCGCTACGACGCAACCGAGCCGACGACCGACATCGACTCCCCTCGCGCGGTCGCCGAGCCCGGATCGTCGGCCCGGGTCGCCGACTACGAGCGCGGTGATGCCGACACCGCACTGCGCGCCGCAGCAGTCGTCACCGACATGGAATACTCACTCGCGCGCAACAACCACAATCCGATGGAACTGCCTGCCACCGTCGCGCGCTGGGACGGCGACCGTTTGACGGTATGGGACAAGACGCAGGGCATCACCTCGTCGCAGCGTGCCTACGCGAAGGCATTCGGGATGACGCCCGATCGGGTGGACGTCATCTCCCCCTTCGTCGGCGGCGCGTTCGGCTCTGCCGGCAAGACATGGCCGAACGCGCTGTTGGCGGCGTTCGCCGCCCGGCAGGTTGGGCGACCGGTGAAACTCACACTGTCCCGCAAGCAGTTCTACAGCGTGGTCGGCTATCGCCCGGTGAGCAAGCACCGACTGGCCATCGGAGCCGACCGCTCCGGCCGGATCGGTGCGATCGTGCACGAGGCGCGCGTCGAGAACTCGCGCTACGACGGCTTCGAGGACAACGTCACCGAGGTACCGCGGTTCCTGTACAGCTCACCCAACATGCGGTCGGTCTACCGCTCGGTGCACCTCGACGTGAACCCGCCCACCTACATGCGCGGGCCCGGAACGACCAGCGGCGCCTTCACCATGGAGTCCGCCATGGACGACCTCGCGTTCCGGCTCGGCATGGACCCCATCGAACTGCGGCGGCGCAACGAGCCATCTCGCGACGAGTCGGAGGACCTCCCGTTCTCGACGCGCCGGCTCACCGAATGCTTCGCCCGCGGCGCCGACGTCTTCGGCTGGTCCCGGCGGAATCCGGCTCCCCGGTCGACCCGCGAGGGCGATCTCCTCATCGGAATGGGCACCGCGGCAGCCACTTACCACGCACTGGCGAGCCCGTGCACCGTCTCGGTACGCATGAACCCCGACGGCACCGCCGACGTGGCGACCGGAGCCAGCGACATGGGTCCGGGCACCTACACGTCGATGACGCAGGTGGCCGCCGATGCCCTGGGTCTGCCGATGCAGCGGGTCCGGTTCTCCCTCGGCGACTCACGGATGCCGCAGGCGCCCATCCATGGCGGTTCGCAGACCATGGCCAGCGTGGGTTCCGGCGTCATGAACGCTGCCGCGATGCTCCGCGACCGATTCATCCGCACGGCAGTCGTCGACCCCGGTTCGCCGCTGTCCGGGTTACGTCCCGACCAAGTGACCGTCGCCGACGGACGCGTGTACGCCACCGGCGACCCCCGCCGGGGTGAGTACTACCGGGACATGCTGCGCCGCAAGGGGTGGGGGCCACTGGACGCCGAGGAGACCTGGACGCCGAACGACGCTGAATACGAACGGTTCTCGATGCACGGCTACGGCGCGGTGTTCGCCGAGGTCGCGGTCGACGAACGACTCGGCACGACGAGGGTGCGGCGGGTGTTCGCGGTGTACGACGCCGGACGGATCATCAACCCGATGCTCGCCCACAGCCAGGCGATCGGCGGCATGGTCGGCGGCATCGGGATGGCCCTGCTCGAGGCGACGGAACTCGACCACCGCGACGGGCGGATCGTCAACGCGAACATGGCCGATTACCTGGTGCCGGTGAACGCCGACATCACCGCGCTCGACGCCGAGTTCCTCGCCGGGGAGGACCTCGTCACCGACCCGCTGGGGGTGAAGGGCCTCGCCGAACTCGTCTTCGTCGGTGTCCCCGCAGCGGTCGCCAACGCGGTCTTCAACGCCACCGGGCGCCGTGTTACCGACCTGCCGATCACGCTGGACAAACTGCTCTGA
- a CDS encoding trimeric intracellular cation channel family protein produces the protein MSTATPLLLVLDLVGIFAFALNGALVAVRAERLDVFGIVTVGMFTALGGGVIRDVLLDALPPATFVDWRYLALAAGGGLIAFAVGHLLERLGPTINVLDAIGLSVFAVLGAYKALDLGFGVLQAIIVGTITAVGGGTIRDVIIGRVPAVLRSELYAIPAMIGASCAIALNALGIYGLPATLGAAAVCFVIRMVGVRFDLNAPRPRRAGDGTVDDR, from the coding sequence ATGTCCACCGCCACGCCGCTGCTGCTGGTGCTCGACCTCGTCGGCATCTTCGCGTTCGCGCTCAACGGTGCTCTGGTCGCGGTACGCGCCGAGCGGCTCGACGTCTTCGGAATCGTCACGGTCGGCATGTTCACCGCGCTCGGTGGCGGCGTCATTCGAGACGTGCTGCTGGACGCACTTCCCCCGGCCACGTTCGTCGATTGGCGATACCTCGCATTGGCAGCGGGAGGCGGACTGATCGCGTTCGCCGTCGGTCACCTGCTCGAACGTCTCGGCCCGACGATCAACGTGCTCGACGCCATCGGGCTCAGCGTGTTCGCCGTGCTGGGCGCCTACAAGGCGCTCGACCTGGGATTCGGCGTGCTCCAGGCCATCATCGTCGGGACGATCACCGCGGTGGGCGGCGGCACGATCCGCGACGTGATCATCGGCCGGGTCCCGGCCGTGCTCCGCAGCGAGCTGTACGCCATCCCCGCCATGATCGGCGCCAGTTGCGCCATCGCGCTGAACGCGCTGGGTATCTACGGTCTGCCCGCAACGCTGGGTGCGGCGGCAGTGTGCTTCGTCATCCGCATGGTCGGCGTTCGGTTCGATCTCAACGCGCCGCGCCCGCGCCGGGCCGGCGACGGCACCGTCGACGATCGATGA
- a CDS encoding glucose 1-dehydrogenase, translated as MGRVDGRVALISGGARGMGAEHARVLAAEGAAVVIADVLDDEGAAVAEAIGDQATYVHLDVTDEHSWSRAVQATVERYGSLSVLVNNAGIVNGNLIHQYEVAEWRAILDVNLTGTFLGIRAGVTAMAASGGGSIVNVSSVEGFRGSPGLHGYTATKFAVRGLSKSAALELAPQNIRVNSIHPGFIRTPMTAGIPEDFLSIPMGRGADPAEVSAMVLFLASDESSYCTGSEFVVDGGLLSGVPHRTS; from the coding sequence GTGGGCCGAGTCGACGGGCGGGTCGCCCTGATCAGTGGCGGAGCGCGCGGGATGGGTGCGGAGCATGCGCGCGTCCTGGCGGCCGAAGGCGCAGCCGTCGTCATCGCGGACGTACTCGACGACGAGGGTGCTGCCGTCGCGGAAGCGATCGGCGATCAGGCCACATACGTCCACCTCGACGTGACCGACGAGCACAGTTGGTCGCGTGCGGTCCAGGCAACGGTCGAGCGGTACGGTTCGCTGTCGGTCCTGGTGAACAACGCTGGCATCGTCAACGGCAACCTCATTCACCAGTACGAGGTGGCCGAGTGGCGTGCCATCCTCGACGTCAACCTGACCGGCACCTTCCTCGGAATCCGCGCCGGCGTCACCGCGATGGCCGCCTCCGGCGGCGGCTCGATCGTCAACGTGTCGTCAGTCGAGGGCTTTCGTGGCAGCCCGGGGTTGCACGGTTATACCGCAACCAAGTTCGCGGTGCGCGGACTGTCGAAGTCAGCCGCCCTCGAACTGGCGCCCCAGAACATCCGGGTGAACTCGATACACCCGGGGTTCATCCGCACGCCGATGACCGCGGGCATCCCGGAGGACTTCCTCTCGATTCCGATGGGTCGCGGCGCCGACCCAGCGGAAGTCTCGGCGATGGTGCTGTTCCTGGCGAGCGATGAGTCGTCCTATTGCACTGGCTCGGAATTCGTGGTCGATGGCGGTCTGCTGAGCGGGGTTCCGCACCGCACGTCCTGA
- a CDS encoding NADH:flavin oxidoreductase, translated as MAPQLVVHAAPPASTAFTPTTLGPLTLKNRFIKAATFEGRMPRGEVTDDLVDFHLEVARGGAAMTTVAYCAVSPGGRVHRDTMVLDRRRAGDLRRLTDAVHAENTLVCAQIGHAGLVANTRSNRMATLAPSTRISAPAMGLVRAATVAQLGEVVDDFGTAARNAVEAGFDAIEVHLGHGYLVSSFFSPNLNKRTDQFGGDTVRRAELARRVVERVRREAGDGVAVTAKFNMDDGVRGGFWLTDSLPTARLLESDGHLDALELTGGSSLLNPMYYFRGDVPMAEFIASQPAIVGLGLRIVGPRMFRTYPFEEAFFLPLARQFRDALTMPLILLGGVNTMETVDTAMAEGFEFVAMGRALLRDPMLVDKFRRGSTREGLCVHCTKCMATIYDGTRCVLRERDVEKES; from the coding sequence ATGGCACCGCAACTCGTAGTGCACGCGGCCCCTCCCGCTTCGACGGCTTTCACGCCCACGACGCTCGGCCCGCTCACTCTCAAGAACCGATTCATCAAGGCTGCGACCTTCGAGGGCCGAATGCCCCGTGGCGAGGTCACCGACGACCTCGTCGACTTCCACCTCGAGGTGGCGCGCGGCGGAGCGGCCATGACGACGGTCGCCTACTGCGCGGTGTCGCCCGGGGGGCGGGTACATCGCGACACGATGGTGCTCGACCGGCGGCGGGCCGGCGACCTGCGACGGCTCACCGACGCCGTGCACGCCGAGAACACGCTGGTGTGCGCGCAGATCGGGCATGCGGGTCTCGTCGCCAACACTCGCTCGAACCGGATGGCCACCTTGGCCCCGTCGACTCGGATCAGCGCGCCGGCAATGGGTTTGGTCCGCGCCGCCACCGTTGCGCAACTCGGCGAGGTGGTCGACGACTTCGGCACGGCCGCCCGCAATGCCGTCGAGGCAGGCTTCGACGCGATCGAGGTGCACCTGGGTCACGGATATCTGGTGAGTTCCTTCTTCAGCCCCAACCTGAACAAGCGCACCGACCAGTTCGGCGGCGACACCGTACGCCGAGCCGAGCTGGCGCGGCGGGTCGTCGAACGCGTCCGCAGGGAGGCGGGTGACGGCGTCGCGGTGACCGCCAAGTTCAACATGGACGACGGTGTGCGCGGCGGGTTCTGGCTCACCGACAGCCTGCCCACGGCACGCCTGCTGGAATCCGACGGCCATCTCGACGCACTCGAATTGACCGGCGGCAGTTCACTGCTCAACCCGATGTACTACTTCCGGGGTGACGTGCCGATGGCGGAGTTCATCGCGTCCCAGCCGGCCATCGTCGGCCTGGGACTGCGGATCGTCGGCCCGCGCATGTTCCGCACGTACCCGTTCGAAGAGGCGTTCTTCCTGCCGCTGGCCCGCCAGTTCCGCGACGCTCTCACCATGCCGTTGATCCTGCTCGGCGGGGTGAACACGATGGAGACGGTCGACACCGCGATGGCCGAGGGCTTCGAATTCGTGGCCATGGGCCGGGCGCTTCTCCGTGATCCGATGCTCGTCGACAAGTTCCGGCGGGGTTCGACGCGCGAGGGACTCTGCGTCCACTGCACGAAGTGCATGGCGACGATCTACGACGGCACCCGGTGCGTGCTGCGCGAACGCGACGTCGAGAAGGAAAGCTGA
- a CDS encoding TetR/AcrR family transcriptional regulator — MQDNRAAGRPRDPSIDERVFSVTRELLVEIGWDELSMRQIAARSGVSRSSINRRWSSKAELVLHAILGATPDLDLFAGTDQRGWVDGVVRGSRELFARPEVRAAVPGLLLAMSENEQLRQRLWADFSGPAVGLFTAESSDGTVGEGDARAVIAMAAGAALFLSTIAAEDDTDALHARISGLLTRAVLGD, encoded by the coding sequence GTGCAGGACAACAGGGCAGCGGGCCGACCCAGGGACCCGTCGATCGACGAGCGCGTCTTCTCGGTGACCCGTGAACTGCTCGTCGAGATCGGCTGGGACGAACTCAGCATGCGGCAGATCGCCGCTCGGTCCGGGGTGAGCCGCTCGAGCATCAACCGCCGCTGGTCCTCCAAGGCCGAGTTGGTCCTGCACGCGATCCTGGGCGCGACACCCGATCTGGACCTGTTCGCAGGCACCGACCAGCGGGGCTGGGTCGACGGCGTCGTACGAGGCAGCCGAGAGTTGTTCGCGCGTCCCGAAGTCCGCGCCGCGGTGCCCGGGCTGCTGCTCGCCATGTCGGAGAACGAGCAACTGCGGCAACGGCTCTGGGCGGACTTCAGCGGACCCGCGGTTGGGCTGTTCACCGCGGAGTCCAGTGACGGCACGGTCGGCGAAGGGGATGCGCGGGCAGTCATCGCCATGGCGGCCGGCGCCGCACTGTTCCTGAGCACCATCGCCGCCGAGGACGACACCGATGCCCTGCACGCCAGGATCTCCGGACTACTCACCCGGGCGGTGCTCGGCGACTGA
- a CDS encoding DUF2252 domain-containing protein, with the protein MAADPDSFRTKFRKMAADPFAFYRGSACIFYADVAARDDRWADERTSRVWIQGDLHAANFGTYMDGAGVLIFDVNDFDEAYVGHFTWDLKRFAASIALMCWQKALSDGAITTLIEAFVRAYVDQVRWFVDVEDDSSFSLNLLTARGAVLTALESARLSTRAGMLDRITVVGENDRRFRELSGVRRLDDAERQKVEAAFGHYLETIPDTQRFRGIAYDVKDVVAKTGFGIGSAGLPAYTVLIEGYNQALDNDVVLSMKQGNVAAPSRVVDDAEVHRYFQHHGHRTAVSQRALQAHADPLLGYTVIDGVGFVVSEISPYEADLDWSELTEPDELVEVIEQLGRAVAKVHCVSDTDSDQSLVAFQTEEAIVGVIGDRDAEFVSDMLEFGLEYAAIVRDDHRHFVEAFREGRIPGVSAT; encoded by the coding sequence ATGGCGGCCGACCCCGATTCGTTCCGCACCAAGTTCCGCAAGATGGCGGCCGATCCGTTCGCGTTCTACCGCGGCAGCGCGTGCATCTTCTACGCCGACGTCGCCGCCCGCGACGACCGGTGGGCTGACGAGCGCACCAGCCGGGTCTGGATCCAGGGCGACCTGCACGCGGCGAACTTCGGCACGTACATGGACGGCGCGGGAGTGTTGATCTTCGACGTCAACGACTTCGACGAGGCTTACGTCGGCCACTTCACCTGGGACCTGAAGCGGTTCGCGGCGAGCATCGCCCTGATGTGCTGGCAGAAGGCGCTTTCCGACGGCGCGATCACCACGCTGATCGAGGCCTTCGTCCGGGCCTACGTGGACCAGGTGCGGTGGTTCGTCGACGTCGAGGACGACTCCTCGTTCTCGCTGAACCTGTTGACCGCGCGCGGTGCAGTGCTCACGGCGTTGGAGTCGGCCCGGCTGTCGACCCGTGCGGGGATGCTGGACCGCATCACCGTCGTCGGCGAGAACGACCGTCGGTTCCGCGAACTGTCGGGTGTCAGACGCCTCGACGACGCGGAGCGGCAGAAGGTGGAGGCGGCGTTCGGCCACTACCTGGAGACCATCCCGGACACGCAGCGCTTTCGCGGTATCGCCTACGACGTCAAGGACGTCGTCGCCAAGACCGGCTTCGGCATCGGCAGCGCCGGACTTCCCGCCTACACGGTGCTGATCGAGGGCTACAACCAGGCGCTCGACAACGACGTGGTGCTGTCGATGAAGCAGGGCAACGTGGCGGCACCCAGCCGTGTGGTCGACGACGCCGAGGTGCACCGGTACTTCCAGCACCACGGGCACCGCACGGCGGTGTCCCAGCGTGCGCTGCAGGCGCACGCCGATCCCCTGCTCGGCTACACCGTCATCGACGGTGTCGGCTTCGTGGTCAGCGAGATCTCGCCCTACGAGGCCGATCTCGACTGGAGCGAGTTGACCGAACCCGACGAACTGGTGGAGGTCATCGAGCAGCTGGGTCGCGCGGTCGCCAAGGTGCACTGCGTCAGCGACACCGACAGCGATCAGTCACTGGTTGCGTTCCAGACCGAGGAGGCCATCGTGGGGGTCATCGGCGACCGCGATGCCGAATTCGTCTCCGACATGCTCGAATTCGGCCTGGAGTACGCCGCGATCGTGCGTGACGACCACCGGCACTTCGTCGAGGCGTTCCGCGAGGGCCGCATCCCCGGCGTCAGCGCGACCTGA
- a CDS encoding PAS and ANTAR domain-containing protein: MDDDLSPPDSDTDDEAPGDLDRALLAGKSQRVGRFQYDYGTDTWTWSDAVARMHGYEPGEVEPTTELMLRHRHPEDVANVTASLAKTQAPFSGRHRIVTKAGDVRRVVVVGEVVKDDDGEVLATRGFFVDVTAAVKEDVQKGVTDELQHIVAHRAVIDQAKGMLMAIYDISDDAAFEVMRWRSQEMNVKLYDIATELVAQVPGLLAVRDHDQNPINRLLMTLKGEGR, translated from the coding sequence ATGGACGACGATCTCTCGCCGCCCGACAGCGATACCGACGACGAGGCTCCTGGCGACTTGGACCGGGCGCTCCTCGCCGGGAAGTCGCAGCGGGTAGGGCGGTTCCAGTACGACTACGGCACCGACACGTGGACGTGGTCGGACGCCGTTGCTCGGATGCACGGCTACGAGCCGGGCGAGGTGGAGCCCACCACGGAGCTGATGCTTCGACATCGACACCCCGAAGACGTCGCGAACGTCACCGCCTCCCTGGCGAAGACCCAGGCTCCGTTCAGCGGTAGGCACCGCATCGTGACCAAGGCCGGTGACGTCCGCAGGGTCGTCGTGGTCGGCGAGGTCGTCAAGGACGACGACGGCGAGGTCTTGGCGACGCGTGGCTTCTTCGTCGATGTCACCGCTGCGGTGAAGGAGGACGTCCAGAAGGGCGTCACCGACGAGCTGCAGCACATCGTGGCTCACCGCGCCGTCATCGACCAGGCCAAGGGCATGCTCATGGCGATCTACGACATCTCCGACGACGCCGCGTTCGAGGTGATGCGGTGGCGCTCGCAGGAGATGAACGTGAAGCTCTACGACATCGCGACCGAGCTGGTAGCCCAGGTGCCGGGGTTGCTCGCCGTCCGCGATCACGACCAGAACCCCATCAACCGGCTCCTGATGACCTTGAAGGGCGAGGGCCGGTAG
- a CDS encoding nitronate monooxygenase, with protein MTSPLKDLGVTNPVLAAPMAGGPTTPAMVVAAARAGSVGFLAAGYKSHAAVQSEIAAVRGARVPFGVNVFAPNPVPIALDDYRRYAEEVQRTADRFGIVVPAEPVDDDDSFDAKIELLLSDPVPLVSFTFGIPEADVIRGLRRAGSVVVQTVTSRAEAARAEAAGVDVLAVQASAAGGHSGTLTPDRPVEALDLADLVAQVTHGVGLPVIAAGGVSNTEGVTAALRAGAQAVAVGTALLLADESGASATHRAALRDPLRRETAVTRAFTGRPARGLRNRFIDEHRSAPLGYPAIHHLTSPLRKAAAAAGEADLVHLWAGTGYRDAREESTEQILGRLAG; from the coding sequence ATGACGTCACCGTTGAAGGACCTCGGCGTGACCAACCCGGTACTCGCCGCGCCGATGGCCGGAGGCCCGACCACGCCCGCCATGGTGGTTGCCGCTGCCCGGGCAGGCAGTGTCGGGTTCCTGGCGGCCGGATACAAGTCCCACGCGGCCGTGCAGAGCGAGATAGCGGCCGTACGCGGGGCGCGAGTTCCGTTCGGCGTCAACGTGTTCGCGCCCAACCCGGTTCCGATCGCACTCGACGACTACCGCAGGTATGCCGAAGAGGTGCAACGCACGGCGGACCGATTCGGCATCGTCGTGCCCGCGGAGCCGGTCGATGACGACGATTCGTTCGACGCGAAGATCGAGTTGCTCCTGTCGGATCCGGTGCCGCTGGTCAGCTTCACCTTCGGCATTCCCGAGGCCGACGTCATCCGTGGGTTGCGCAGGGCCGGAAGCGTCGTGGTGCAGACCGTCACATCGCGCGCCGAGGCGGCACGGGCCGAGGCCGCGGGTGTCGACGTGTTGGCCGTCCAGGCCAGCGCCGCCGGCGGCCACTCGGGCACCCTCACGCCGGACCGCCCGGTCGAAGCCCTCGATCTCGCCGATCTCGTCGCTCAGGTGACCCATGGCGTAGGGCTGCCGGTGATCGCTGCGGGCGGGGTGTCCAACACCGAGGGGGTCACCGCGGCACTTCGCGCCGGTGCCCAAGCCGTCGCGGTGGGCACCGCCCTGCTGCTCGCCGACGAGAGCGGCGCCTCGGCGACCCACCGCGCTGCGCTGCGCGACCCGCTTCGGAGGGAGACCGCGGTCACCCGCGCCTTCACGGGCCGGCCGGCACGTGGCCTACGCAACCGGTTCATCGACGAACACCGTTCCGCGCCGCTGGGCTATCCCGCGATCCACCACCTGACCAGCCCACTGCGCAAGGCCGCCGCGGCGGCCGGCGAAGCCGACCTCGTGCACCTGTGGGCCGGCACCGGCTACCGCGACGCCCGAGAGGAGTCGACGGAGCAGATCCTGGGCCGCCTGGCGGGGTGA